Within Micromonospora parathelypteridis, the genomic segment AGGTGATGGCGGTCGTCAAGCAGGCGGTCGACGTGGTGGCCGCGCAGGCGCCCCGGGTGAGCGTGGTGCTCAAGGCCGACATCCGACCCGGAGTGACCGACGCGCTCACCGCGAAGGTGGCGCACGTGGAGGATCGACTGGCCCAGGGCTGAGCGCCACCGGCCGGTGACCGAGCGTCGACGACACGCCCGTACCGCCGCGCACCGCGATACGGTCGCAGCACGGCAGCACAGCAGCACGACGGCGAGAGGTGGCGGCACGGATGGCTGAGCAGGCGACGGCGCAGATCGGTGTGACCGGGTTGGCGGTGATGGGCCGAAACCTGGCCCGCAACCTGGCCCGTAACGGCTTCACGGTGGCGGTGCACAACCGAACGCCTGCGCGCACTCGCAGCCTCATCGCCGAGCATGGCGACGAGGGCACGTTCGTGCCCGGCGAGACGATGGCCGAGTTCGTGGCGTCGCTGGAACGGCCCCGCGCGGTGATCGTGATGGTCAAGGCGGGCGCCCCCACCGACGCGGTGATCGACGAGTTGGTGCCGCTGCTGGAGGAGGGCGACATCATCGTCGACTGCGGCAACGCGCACTTCGCCGACACCCGCCGCCGGGAGGAGTCGCTACGCGCGCAGGGGCTGCACTTCAGCGGCACCGGTGTCTCCGGCGGTGAGGAGGGCGCGCTGCTCGGGCCGAGCATCATGCCCGGCGG encodes:
- a CDS encoding MTH1187 family thiamine-binding protein is translated as MLIAFSITPLGVGESVGDLVADAVRVVRDSGLPNRTDAMFTTIEGEWDEVMAVVKQAVDVVAAQAPRVSVVLKADIRPGVTDALTAKVAHVEDRLAQG